In Trifolium pratense cultivar HEN17-A07 linkage group LG7, ARS_RC_1.1, whole genome shotgun sequence, a genomic segment contains:
- the LOC123893593 gene encoding zinc finger protein GAI-ASSOCIATED FACTOR 1-like isoform X2, protein MPPLSPTPTPPKKKRSLAGMPDPNAEVIALSPKTLLTTNRFICEICNKGFQREQNLQLHRRGHNMPWKLRQRASEEIRKKVYVCPEPSCVHHNPSRALGDLTGVKKHFSRKHGEKKWKCERCSKNYAVKSDCKAHMKSCGNREYKCDCGSFFSRRDSFVTHKAFCEVLAEKSAKEGSNVVGSSAPPTPPLTPSTISVASPPTLSSVHNSENPTKLSPPSSNASTSTSCCSSFSSLMTSLAHSDCPTTSFSVTEPTTLSLFTPLYLSNNNNNNNDQYPLPHYSPALSATALLQKAAQMGSRSSNSSLLHALGLKENSVSISSTTSDKWNVHGNVKQENELVTDYLGLGLLPCGNEIMGSSDQPMTRDLLGLSMGLGRDDDLSALLTSFGGNFDSSA, encoded by the exons ATGCCGCCACTTTCTCCAACACCGACACCGCCAAAAAAGAAGCGAAGCCTCGCTGGAATGCCAG ATCCAAATGCTGAAGTAATCGCTTTATCACCAAAAACTCTGTTAACGACGAACCGTTTCATATGTGAGATCTGCAACAAAGGATTTCAACGGGAACAGAATCTTCAACTTCACCGGCGAGGACATAACATGCCGTGGAAGCTTCGGCAGCGAGCGAGTGAAGAAATCCGCAAGAAAGTGTACGTATGTCCTGAACCTTCTTGTGTACACCACAATCCGTCAAGAGCGTTAGGTGATCTGACCGGCGTGAAAAAGCACTTTAGTAGAAAGCACGGTGAGAAAAAGTGGAAATGTGAACGTTGTTCTAAAAATTACGCTGTCAAATCTGATTGTAAAGCACATATGAAGAGTTGTGGAAATAGAGAGTATAAATGTGATTGTGGCTCCTTCTTCTCTAG GAGAGATAGTTTTGTTACGCACAAAGCGTTCTGTGAAGTGTTAGCGGAAAAGAGTGCGAAAGAAGGTAGCAATGTTGTGGGTTCATCTGCACCTCCAACGCCTCCGCTTACTCCATCAACAATATCTGTGGCGTCTCCTCCTACTTTGTCCTCTGTTCACAACTCAG AAAACCCAACAAAGCTGTCACCTCCATCTTCAAATGCTTCCACTTCTACCAGTTGTTGTTCCTCATTCAGCAGCCTCATGACAAGCTTGGCTCACTCGGATTGCCCCACCACATCTTTCTCTGTCACAGAACCGACAACCCTCTCACTTTTCACACCACTCTATCTCtccaataacaacaacaacaacaatgatcAGTACCCTCTTCCCCACTACAGTCCTGCATTATCTGCCACTGCATTACTCCAAAAAGCTGCTCAAATGGGTTCACGTTCATCCAATTCATCCTTGCTTCATGCTTTAGGCTTGAAAGAAAACAGTGTCAGTATTAGCAGCACCACTTCAGATAAATGGAATGTCCATGGTAATGTAAAACAAGAAAATGAGCTTGTGACAGATTACCTTGGGCTTGGACTACTACCCTGTGGGAATGAGATTATGGGCTCATCGGACCAGCCCATGACCCGTGATCTTCTTGGTCTAAGCATGGGATTGGGTAGAGATGATGATCTTTCTGCTTTGCTCACATCTTTTGGAGGGAACTTCGATTCATCCGCATAA
- the LOC123893593 gene encoding zinc finger protein GAI-ASSOCIATED FACTOR 1-like isoform X1, with the protein MPPLSPTPTPPKKKRSLAGMPDPNAEVIALSPKTLLTTNRFICEICNKGFQREQNLQLHRRGHNMPWKLRQRASEEIRKKVYVCPEPSCVHHNPSRALGDLTGVKKHFSRKHGEKKWKCERCSKNYAVKSDCKAHMKSCGNREYKCDCGSFFSRRDSFVTHKAFCEVLAEKSAKEGSNVVGSSAPPTPPLTPSTISVASPPTLSSVHNSDIAENPTKLSPPSSNASTSTSCCSSFSSLMTSLAHSDCPTTSFSVTEPTTLSLFTPLYLSNNNNNNNDQYPLPHYSPALSATALLQKAAQMGSRSSNSSLLHALGLKENSVSISSTTSDKWNVHGNVKQENELVTDYLGLGLLPCGNEIMGSSDQPMTRDLLGLSMGLGRDDDLSALLTSFGGNFDSSA; encoded by the exons ATGCCGCCACTTTCTCCAACACCGACACCGCCAAAAAAGAAGCGAAGCCTCGCTGGAATGCCAG ATCCAAATGCTGAAGTAATCGCTTTATCACCAAAAACTCTGTTAACGACGAACCGTTTCATATGTGAGATCTGCAACAAAGGATTTCAACGGGAACAGAATCTTCAACTTCACCGGCGAGGACATAACATGCCGTGGAAGCTTCGGCAGCGAGCGAGTGAAGAAATCCGCAAGAAAGTGTACGTATGTCCTGAACCTTCTTGTGTACACCACAATCCGTCAAGAGCGTTAGGTGATCTGACCGGCGTGAAAAAGCACTTTAGTAGAAAGCACGGTGAGAAAAAGTGGAAATGTGAACGTTGTTCTAAAAATTACGCTGTCAAATCTGATTGTAAAGCACATATGAAGAGTTGTGGAAATAGAGAGTATAAATGTGATTGTGGCTCCTTCTTCTCTAG GAGAGATAGTTTTGTTACGCACAAAGCGTTCTGTGAAGTGTTAGCGGAAAAGAGTGCGAAAGAAGGTAGCAATGTTGTGGGTTCATCTGCACCTCCAACGCCTCCGCTTACTCCATCAACAATATCTGTGGCGTCTCCTCCTACTTTGTCCTCTGTTCACAACTCAG ATATTGCAGAAAACCCAACAAAGCTGTCACCTCCATCTTCAAATGCTTCCACTTCTACCAGTTGTTGTTCCTCATTCAGCAGCCTCATGACAAGCTTGGCTCACTCGGATTGCCCCACCACATCTTTCTCTGTCACAGAACCGACAACCCTCTCACTTTTCACACCACTCTATCTCtccaataacaacaacaacaacaatgatcAGTACCCTCTTCCCCACTACAGTCCTGCATTATCTGCCACTGCATTACTCCAAAAAGCTGCTCAAATGGGTTCACGTTCATCCAATTCATCCTTGCTTCATGCTTTAGGCTTGAAAGAAAACAGTGTCAGTATTAGCAGCACCACTTCAGATAAATGGAATGTCCATGGTAATGTAAAACAAGAAAATGAGCTTGTGACAGATTACCTTGGGCTTGGACTACTACCCTGTGGGAATGAGATTATGGGCTCATCGGACCAGCCCATGACCCGTGATCTTCTTGGTCTAAGCATGGGATTGGGTAGAGATGATGATCTTTCTGCTTTGCTCACATCTTTTGGAGGGAACTTCGATTCATCCGCATAA